From a region of the Pseudodesulfovibrio senegalensis genome:
- a CDS encoding ABC transporter ATP-binding protein, protein MSSDDIAIRVRNLTCAYGDYKVVDDISFDVRSGEIFVVLGGSGCGKSTVLKHMIGLYKPVSGSIEIQGDDIVTATGRARDDILRRFGVMYQMGALFGSMSLISNVMLPLEEFTNLPREAREMIARSKLAMVGLEDFASNMPATLSGGMQKRAAIARAMALDPDILFLDEPSAGLDPITSAELDELISSLARNLGITFVIVSHELASIYSVADTVIMLDKKVRKIVAQGDPRELRDSSENDLVRRFFHRQAEADTTARTATKD, encoded by the coding sequence ATGAGCAGTGACGACATCGCCATACGGGTTCGCAACCTGACCTGTGCCTACGGGGACTACAAGGTTGTGGACGACATCTCCTTTGACGTGCGCAGCGGCGAGATATTCGTTGTGCTGGGCGGTTCGGGGTGCGGCAAGAGCACGGTGCTCAAGCACATGATTGGCCTGTACAAGCCGGTTTCCGGCAGCATCGAGATACAGGGCGACGATATCGTTACCGCAACCGGCCGCGCCCGGGATGACATTTTGCGTCGGTTCGGGGTCATGTACCAGATGGGTGCCTTGTTCGGGTCCATGTCCTTGATTTCCAACGTCATGCTGCCGCTGGAAGAATTTACGAACCTGCCGCGCGAAGCCCGCGAAATGATCGCCCGCAGCAAGCTGGCCATGGTCGGGCTGGAGGATTTTGCCTCCAACATGCCGGCCACGCTTTCCGGCGGCATGCAGAAAAGGGCAGCCATTGCCCGCGCCATGGCGCTGGACCCGGATATTCTGTTTCTGGACGAACCGTCCGCAGGGTTGGACCCCATCACCTCGGCCGAGCTGGACGAACTCATCAGCTCGCTTGCACGCAACCTCGGTATTACATTTGTAATAGTCTCCCACGAACTCGCCAGCATATACTCGGTGGCGGATACGGTGATCATGCTGGACAAGAAGGTCCGCAAGATCGTGGCGCAGGGCGATCCGCGCGAGTTGCGCGACAGCTCGGAAAATGATTTGGTCAGGCGATTTTTTCACAGGCAGGCAGAAGCGGACACGACCGCACGAACTGCCACAAAGGATTGA
- a CDS encoding MlaD family protein: MRQSDYFKLGVFVIIGSAMLVVVVMVLGAGEYFKETYTMETYIAESVNGLEVGSPVKLKGVQVGSVSHIGFVANKYDDSYRYVLVECALEPRKLGSKDHDEFLRTLDEDVKRGLRVRPTTLGLTGQLYLNLDYLDPETNKPPKISWQPEFAYVPSAPSTLNRLEAALSSISGFLSGLKKEDIETIIADVKDISAALSNFLRKADVRKLGKVIIANLQETRKLLARVNVLLQDPAVDELIPDAARTVAGVRRIVEASEDDLVSSVHDARTAMKSLRNATGRVEQVVADPALDKQLHKIASTFENVNKASEDLRSAVRKLHAVLSRANGLVAGQQSNIESIMSDARLLLQNLKELTEEAKRYPSGVIFGQPPHKVEPGESK; this comes from the coding sequence ATGCGGCAATCGGATTACTTCAAGCTCGGCGTTTTCGTCATCATCGGTTCGGCCATGCTGGTCGTGGTGGTCATGGTGCTTGGCGCCGGGGAATATTTCAAGGAAACCTACACAATGGAGACCTACATCGCCGAGTCCGTCAACGGGCTTGAGGTGGGGTCGCCGGTCAAGCTCAAGGGCGTGCAGGTCGGTTCGGTTTCCCATATCGGTTTTGTTGCCAACAAGTATGACGACAGCTACCGCTATGTGCTGGTGGAGTGCGCATTGGAGCCGCGCAAGCTTGGCAGCAAGGATCATGATGAATTTCTGCGAACGCTGGATGAGGACGTGAAGCGCGGATTGCGCGTGCGGCCCACCACGTTGGGACTCACGGGCCAGCTGTACCTGAATCTTGATTATCTGGACCCGGAAACCAACAAGCCCCCCAAGATTTCGTGGCAGCCGGAGTTTGCCTACGTGCCGTCCGCTCCCAGCACCTTGAACCGGCTTGAGGCGGCCTTGAGCAGCATCAGCGGATTCTTGAGCGGCCTCAAAAAGGAAGATATTGAAACCATCATTGCGGACGTGAAGGACATCTCCGCGGCTCTGAGCAATTTTTTGCGCAAGGCGGATGTCAGGAAACTGGGCAAGGTCATCATTGCCAACCTGCAGGAAACCAGAAAGCTTCTGGCCCGGGTCAATGTGCTGCTTCAGGACCCGGCCGTGGATGAGTTGATACCGGATGCCGCCCGGACCGTGGCCGGGGTGCGCCGCATTGTCGAGGCGTCCGAAGACGATTTGGTGAGCTCGGTGCATGATGCGCGCACGGCCATGAAGAGCCTGCGCAACGCCACCGGCAGGGTGGAACAGGTCGTGGCCGATCCTGCGCTGGACAAGCAGCTGCACAAGATTGCTTCCACATTCGAAAATGTGAACAAGGCCTCCGAGGACCTGCGGTCTGCCGTGCGCAAGCTGCACGCCGTGCTTTCCCGGGCCAACGGTCTTGTGGCCGGGCAGCAGTCCAATATCGAATCCATCATGAGCGACGCGCGGTTGTTGTTGCAGAATCTCAAGGAACTGACCGAAGAGGCCAAACGCTACCCCTCGGGCGTGATTTTCGGGCAGCCGCCGCATAAGGTTGAACCGGGAGAAAGCAAGTGA
- a CDS encoding ABC-type transport auxiliary lipoprotein family protein — MRNSALTIGSMLCLLMLCGCAGLSKKAVEKHHYYLEVQRGTAETVTRPDAVMLVRRMQVSPLYDGRELVYRMDGGRMESDFYNLFFVPPAEMVSQNLRQWIGSAGLVGEVVADASLVQSDYILEGMVNALYADFSGNRPEGVAAMQFFLLDAESDDAILFSGRYEERVPLSGRSPDAIVEGQRKAVHAIFEKLENDLRDRLATL; from the coding sequence ATGCGAAACAGTGCGTTGACGATCGGTTCCATGTTGTGCCTGCTCATGTTGTGCGGGTGTGCCGGGTTGTCCAAGAAGGCCGTGGAAAAGCACCATTATTATCTGGAGGTGCAGCGGGGCACGGCTGAAACCGTGACGCGTCCGGACGCGGTCATGCTGGTGCGGCGCATGCAGGTATCGCCGCTTTATGATGGCAGGGAGCTGGTCTATCGCATGGACGGTGGTCGCATGGAGTCGGATTTCTACAATCTCTTTTTTGTGCCGCCAGCGGAAATGGTCTCCCAGAATTTGCGCCAATGGATCGGTTCGGCAGGGCTGGTGGGCGAGGTTGTGGCCGATGCCAGCCTTGTGCAGTCGGATTACATTCTGGAAGGCATGGTCAACGCCCTGTATGCGGATTTTTCGGGGAATAGGCCGGAAGGCGTAGCTGCAATGCAGTTCTTCCTGCTGGATGCAGAAAGCGACGATGCGATCCTGTTTTCGGGTCGTTACGAGGAGCGCGTGCCCCTGTCCGGCAGATCGCCGGACGCCATCGTCGAGGGCCAGCGCAAGGCCGTGCATGCGATTTTTGAAAAGCTGGAAAACGATCTGCGTGATCGTCTGGCAACCCTGTAG
- a CDS encoding ATP-binding cassette domain-containing protein, translated as MALVSLQNISINFTGTPLLKGVNLQIEPGERVCLVGRNGEGKSTLLSIINGDTPPDSGEMAVSQGVRIAMLPQSVPNELGGTVYDVACSALGTLGEHLAAYQRAARALEQAQGEHDALVAQLEKAQQIIENDDAWGVHRTVETVLSHLNIQAADQFDTLSGGVKRRVLLARALACEPDLLVLDEPTNHLDIASITWLEDFLKRQNRSLLFVTHDRTFLRALATRIVEIDRGAITSWDCDYDTYVDRKEAALEAEESQNAKFDKKLAEEEKWIRSGIKARRTRNMGRVRQLQELRKQRGQRRERTGQADMVIQESERTGKMVAEVKGLGFAYDGKPIVDDFDALIMRGDKIGLVGPNGVGKTTLLKLLLKTLEPLQGNVRHGVNLEISYFDQHREHLDEDKSARENVAEGSDFVDINGNRRHVLGYLKDFLFTPDRAQLPVSVLSGGERNRLLLAKLFTRPSNVLVMDEPTNDLDMETLDLLEEILLDYSGTVLLVSHDRAFLNNVVTSTIAFEGNGVVREYVGGYDDWLRQRPQEEKTKAKPAQKKTAPGTKTTASKKLSYKDKFRLQQYREELKRLPERIEQLEADIAARHERLADPELYQQGGDVFNSLRYELEELERSLEETFSRWEYLEQALENAPEDL; from the coding sequence ATGGCGCTCGTCAGTCTTCAGAACATATCCATCAACTTTACAGGAACCCCGCTGCTCAAGGGGGTGAACCTCCAGATCGAACCCGGGGAACGCGTCTGCCTTGTGGGTCGCAACGGCGAAGGCAAGTCCACGCTACTCTCCATCATCAACGGCGATACACCGCCGGATTCCGGGGAAATGGCTGTCAGTCAGGGCGTGCGCATAGCCATGCTGCCCCAGAGTGTGCCCAATGAACTGGGCGGCACCGTATACGACGTGGCCTGCTCGGCACTGGGAACCCTGGGTGAACACCTTGCGGCCTATCAGCGTGCCGCACGTGCGCTGGAGCAGGCCCAAGGCGAACACGATGCGTTGGTCGCCCAACTGGAAAAGGCCCAGCAAATCATTGAAAATGATGACGCATGGGGGGTGCACCGGACTGTAGAAACCGTGCTTTCCCACCTGAACATTCAGGCCGCAGATCAATTCGACACGCTTTCCGGCGGCGTAAAACGCCGTGTGCTGCTGGCCCGGGCACTGGCCTGCGAACCGGACCTGCTGGTACTGGACGAACCCACCAACCATCTGGACATAGCCTCAATCACCTGGCTGGAAGATTTCCTCAAACGCCAGAACCGCAGCCTGCTGTTCGTGACCCACGACCGCACATTCCTGCGCGCACTGGCAACACGAATCGTGGAAATCGACCGCGGCGCCATTACCAGCTGGGACTGCGATTACGACACCTACGTGGATCGCAAGGAAGCCGCGCTGGAGGCCGAGGAATCCCAGAACGCCAAATTCGACAAGAAACTGGCGGAAGAGGAAAAATGGATTCGTAGCGGGATCAAGGCCCGGCGCACCCGCAACATGGGGCGCGTTCGCCAGTTGCAGGAACTGCGCAAACAACGCGGCCAGCGCCGGGAGCGCACCGGACAGGCGGACATGGTCATTCAGGAATCCGAACGAACGGGCAAAATGGTGGCCGAGGTCAAGGGGCTCGGGTTCGCCTATGACGGGAAGCCCATCGTCGACGACTTCGACGCACTGATCATGCGCGGTGATAAAATCGGACTGGTGGGGCCCAACGGCGTTGGCAAGACCACCCTGCTCAAGCTGCTGCTCAAGACATTGGAACCGTTGCAGGGAAATGTGCGCCATGGCGTGAATCTGGAAATCAGCTATTTCGATCAGCATCGCGAACACCTCGACGAAGACAAAAGCGCACGCGAAAACGTGGCCGAGGGTTCAGACTTCGTGGACATCAACGGCAACCGCCGCCATGTACTGGGATACCTCAAGGATTTCCTGTTCACCCCGGACAGGGCGCAGCTGCCGGTCAGCGTACTATCGGGCGGGGAGCGCAACAGGCTGCTGCTAGCCAAGCTCTTCACCCGACCTTCCAATGTTCTGGTCATGGACGAACCCACCAACGACCTGGACATGGAAACCCTGGATCTGCTGGAAGAAATCCTGCTGGATTACTCGGGCACGGTACTGTTGGTAAGCCATGACCGGGCTTTCCTGAACAACGTGGTCACCTCGACCATTGCCTTCGAGGGCAACGGCGTCGTGCGCGAATATGTCGGGGGATACGACGACTGGCTCCGGCAACGGCCCCAGGAGGAAAAGACCAAGGCCAAACCGGCTCAAAAAAAGACGGCCCCGGGCACAAAGACAACGGCCTCCAAAAAACTCAGCTACAAGGATAAATTCCGACTCCAGCAGTACCGGGAAGAACTGAAAAGGCTTCCGGAGCGTATTGAACAGCTTGAAGCGGACATTGCCGCGCGTCACGAACGCCTGGCGGATCCGGAACTCTATCAGCAGGGGGGTGACGTGTTCAACAGCCTGCGCTACGAACTGGAAGAACTGGAGCGCAGCCTCGAAGAAACATTTAGCCGCTGGGAATATCTGGAACAGGCCCTGGAAAACGCGCCCGAAGACCTGTAA
- a CDS encoding methyl-accepting chemotaxis protein, with the protein MKLKLGLGQRLVLVSSIIIIVLVAATLFSVNQGTQKLTLSLSQSTLNENTKSVAMALENWLEGRVRFLQLLAHDPLVIMAADGGDYQQATDLLLKAKADDPSIESFFVHNADGISVVTTNKGGRGKNYSSRGYYKTIISNGQSQYISDITLSPVSKKPRLAIAVPIKANGRTLGYVGMSVLASAFTETFIDPIKVGDSGYCYIVDKTGKVLAHPDRNLIFQDLSKYDFIMESVNRKQGFLEYEWKGDNKYISFADVPATGWIVSLSVLENDLMGEAHALQRLLLIIGVVGILVTVLIIYIAIRRMVTTPLQIIQGKFKELANGRLDPRITGNFTAELATLRDAFVTMAERFLDIVLKVKGAGENVSAGGEELNAAAQTLSQGSTEQAAAIEEVSSSIEQMAANITQNAENATKTERLAIKAAEDARAGGSAVSQAVSAMKNIAEKITIIEEIARQTNLLALNAAIEAARAGEHGKGFAVVAAEVRKLAERSGGAAAEISEISTQSVEVAEQAGTMLEQLVPDITETAELVQEISVATNEQHSGAEQINKAVQELDKVIQSNASMSEEVASSAEELSGQSIQLQQTMAFFKTRSEDERSYATKTPTATARTVQAKPAPKPIAAAQTKNATNKSGVALEMDDMDEEDFERF; encoded by the coding sequence ATGAAATTGAAACTTGGATTGGGACAACGACTGGTGCTGGTTTCCAGCATTATTATTATCGTCCTTGTTGCCGCAACATTGTTTTCGGTCAACCAGGGCACACAAAAACTCACGCTTTCGCTTTCGCAAAGCACTCTCAACGAAAACACGAAATCCGTGGCCATGGCGTTGGAAAACTGGCTTGAAGGCCGTGTCCGGTTCCTGCAACTGCTTGCCCACGATCCGCTTGTGATCATGGCCGCAGATGGCGGGGACTACCAGCAGGCAACAGATCTGCTGCTCAAGGCAAAAGCGGACGATCCCTCCATCGAGTCTTTTTTCGTGCACAATGCCGATGGAATTTCGGTGGTCACCACCAACAAGGGCGGGCGCGGCAAGAACTATAGCTCGCGCGGCTATTACAAAACCATCATCTCCAATGGCCAATCCCAATACATTTCGGATATTACCCTTTCGCCCGTTTCGAAAAAACCGCGTCTTGCCATTGCCGTTCCCATCAAGGCAAACGGGCGCACGCTGGGCTATGTGGGGATGTCCGTCCTTGCCAGCGCGTTTACCGAGACCTTCATCGACCCCATCAAGGTCGGCGACAGCGGATATTGCTACATCGTTGACAAGACAGGGAAAGTACTGGCCCACCCAGACAGGAACCTCATCTTCCAGGACCTGTCCAAATACGATTTCATCATGGAATCCGTGAATCGCAAACAGGGCTTTCTGGAATACGAATGGAAAGGCGACAACAAATACATCTCGTTTGCCGACGTGCCGGCCACCGGATGGATCGTCTCGCTCTCGGTTCTGGAAAATGATCTCATGGGTGAAGCGCATGCCCTTCAACGTCTGCTGCTCATCATCGGCGTGGTGGGCATTCTGGTAACCGTGCTCATCATATATATCGCCATTCGCAGAATGGTCACTACCCCGCTCCAGATCATTCAGGGCAAATTCAAGGAACTGGCCAACGGGCGACTCGACCCGCGCATCACCGGAAACTTCACCGCGGAACTGGCAACACTCCGTGATGCCTTCGTGACCATGGCCGAACGTTTTCTGGACATTGTGCTCAAAGTCAAGGGTGCGGGAGAAAACGTCTCCGCAGGCGGTGAAGAACTCAATGCCGCAGCACAGACGCTTTCACAAGGCTCCACCGAACAGGCCGCAGCCATCGAAGAAGTATCCTCATCCATTGAACAGATGGCGGCCAACATAACCCAGAACGCGGAAAACGCGACCAAGACGGAAAGACTCGCGATCAAGGCCGCCGAAGATGCTCGCGCCGGAGGATCCGCAGTTTCCCAGGCTGTCAGCGCAATGAAAAACATCGCTGAAAAGATCACCATCATCGAAGAGATAGCCCGCCAGACCAACCTGCTGGCACTGAATGCGGCCATTGAAGCGGCCCGGGCAGGCGAACACGGCAAGGGCTTTGCCGTCGTGGCTGCGGAAGTCCGCAAGCTGGCAGAACGCAGCGGAGGCGCGGCAGCGGAAATCAGCGAGATATCCACCCAGAGTGTGGAAGTGGCAGAACAGGCCGGGACCATGCTCGAGCAGTTGGTACCGGACATCACGGAAACTGCTGAACTGGTTCAGGAAATCTCTGTGGCAACCAACGAGCAACACTCCGGGGCCGAACAGATCAACAAGGCCGTTCAGGAACTGGACAAGGTCATCCAGTCCAATGCGTCCATGTCCGAGGAAGTGGCCTCCAGTGCCGAGGAACTGTCCGGACAGTCCATTCAGTTGCAGCAGACCATGGCCTTCTTCAAAACCCGTAGTGAAGATGAGCGGTCCTACGCCACCAAGACGCCGACCGCCACGGCCCGCACGGTTCAGGCCAAGCCTGCGCCCAAGCCCATTGCCGCGGCGCAGACGAAAAATGCTACCAACAAAAGCGGAGTGGCACTGGAGATGGATGACATGGACGAGGAAGACTTCGAGCGCTTCTAA
- the rpe gene encoding ribulose-phosphate 3-epimerase, whose amino-acid sequence MILSPSMLSSDFANMESELKALQEAGLEWVHLDVMDGQFVPNITFGPPIIKAMRKKSNLFFDCHLMIEDPGRYIQDFADAGADLICVHAEACTHLERVCSQIADAGCKPAVALNPHTTVDSIRYLLPQLHMVLLMSVNPGFGGQKFIPFTMDKLRELKAMITDCGSQALIQVDGGVTPENTPDLVRAGADVLVSGSAFFGFPPYSQRHKTFMEAAAKA is encoded by the coding sequence ATGATCCTTTCACCGTCAATGCTCTCCTCGGATTTCGCCAACATGGAGTCCGAGCTCAAGGCACTGCAAGAAGCCGGACTCGAATGGGTCCATCTTGACGTCATGGATGGACAGTTCGTACCGAACATCACCTTCGGCCCCCCCATCATCAAGGCCATGCGCAAAAAGTCGAACCTGTTTTTCGACTGCCACCTGATGATCGAAGATCCGGGCCGCTACATTCAGGACTTTGCCGACGCCGGGGCCGATCTCATCTGCGTCCATGCGGAAGCCTGCACGCATCTGGAGCGCGTGTGCTCGCAGATAGCCGATGCCGGGTGCAAACCTGCCGTGGCCCTGAATCCGCACACGACAGTGGATTCCATCCGGTACCTTCTGCCGCAACTGCACATGGTCCTGCTCATGTCCGTGAACCCGGGTTTCGGCGGCCAGAAGTTCATCCCCTTCACCATGGACAAGCTGCGCGAACTCAAGGCCATGATCACGGATTGCGGATCACAGGCGCTGATTCAGGTGGATGGCGGCGTCACCCCGGAGAACACCCCCGACCTGGTGCGCGCCGGAGCCGATGTGCTGGTTTCCGGCTCCGCCTTTTTCGGGTTTCCACCGTATTCGCAACGACACAAAACATTCATGGAGGCGGCAGCAAAAGCCTGA
- a CDS encoding AsnC family transcriptional regulator, producing MDNYDKQILDIIQSGFPLVPQPYEAVGKQVGLTGAEVLARVRKLRQKGVIRRMGANFQSKKLGWQSTLCAASVPEDRIDEFVAEVNRHDGVTHNYLRENDFNIWFTLIAPDMDAVEALLNGITEKTGIRILNLPASRMFKIKVDFKMDK from the coding sequence ATGGACAATTACGACAAGCAGATACTCGACATCATTCAGTCCGGCTTCCCGCTGGTTCCGCAGCCGTATGAAGCCGTAGGCAAGCAGGTGGGCCTGACCGGGGCCGAGGTGCTGGCCCGGGTGCGCAAACTCCGCCAAAAGGGAGTGATCCGACGCATGGGCGCCAACTTCCAGTCCAAGAAGCTGGGCTGGCAGTCCACCCTGTGCGCGGCCAGCGTGCCCGAAGACCGCATCGACGAATTCGTTGCCGAGGTCAACCGCCACGACGGCGTTACCCACAACTACCTGCGGGAAAACGACTTCAACATCTGGTTCACGCTCATCGCGCCGGACATGGACGCGGTGGAAGCACTACTGAACGGCATAACGGAAAAGACCGGCATCCGAATCCTGAACCTTCCGGCCTCTCGGATGTTCAAGATCAAGGTCGATTTCAAGATGGACAAATAA
- the ahbD gene encoding heme b synthase: MTHQGHPKGCPPEGHPGNHPGGHPHGKTHPGAEGPPRKTLEDGSPICRLIAWEVTRSCNLACKHCRAEAHPEPYEGELDTAQAKALIDTFPDVGSPIIIFTGGEPMLRDDVYELIAYAKTRGLRCVMAPNGTLITPETAKMMKDAGVERCSISIDAPEAEQHDEFRGEKGAFDASMRGIQYLKDAGIEFQINTTVTRNNLHLFKDIFDLCEKIGASAWHIFLLVPTGRAEELGAEIISADEYEDVLNWFYDFRKTTDMQLKATCAPHYHRILRQRAKEDGITVNFENFGLDAVSRGCLGGVGFCFISHRGQVQPCGYLDLNCGNVLETPFPQIWRKSEQFLNLRNPEAYDGKCGHCEYERVCGGCRARAHTMNGNYLGEEPLCSYTPKKKPRS; encoded by the coding sequence ATGACACATCAAGGACATCCCAAGGGCTGCCCCCCGGAAGGGCATCCCGGCAACCACCCCGGCGGCCATCCCCACGGCAAGACGCATCCCGGAGCCGAGGGGCCGCCCAGGAAGACTCTGGAAGACGGCAGCCCGATCTGCCGGCTCATCGCCTGGGAAGTGACGCGCTCCTGCAACCTGGCCTGCAAACACTGCCGGGCCGAGGCGCATCCGGAGCCGTACGAAGGAGAGCTGGACACGGCCCAGGCCAAGGCCCTCATCGACACGTTCCCGGACGTGGGCAGCCCGATCATCATTTTCACGGGCGGCGAGCCCATGCTGCGCGATGACGTGTACGAACTGATCGCCTACGCCAAGACCCGCGGTCTGCGCTGCGTGATGGCCCCCAACGGCACGCTCATCACCCCTGAAACAGCAAAAATGATGAAGGACGCGGGCGTTGAACGCTGCTCCATCTCCATCGACGCGCCCGAGGCCGAACAGCATGACGAATTCCGTGGGGAAAAGGGCGCCTTCGACGCTTCCATGCGCGGCATCCAGTACCTCAAGGACGCGGGCATCGAGTTCCAGATCAACACAACGGTGACCCGGAACAACCTGCACCTGTTCAAGGACATCTTCGACCTCTGCGAAAAAATCGGTGCTTCCGCATGGCACATCTTCCTGCTCGTGCCCACGGGCCGCGCAGAAGAACTGGGCGCGGAAATCATTTCCGCCGATGAATACGAAGACGTGCTCAACTGGTTCTACGACTTCCGCAAGACCACGGACATGCAGCTCAAGGCCACATGTGCCCCGCATTACCACCGCATCCTCAGGCAACGCGCCAAGGAAGACGGAATTACCGTCAATTTCGAGAACTTCGGACTGGACGCGGTCAGCCGCGGCTGCCTCGGCGGCGTGGGCTTCTGTTTCATTTCCCACCGCGGACAGGTGCAGCCCTGCGGCTACCTCGACCTGAATTGCGGCAACGTGCTGGAAACGCCGTTCCCGCAGATCTGGCGCAAATCCGAACAATTCCTGAACCTGCGCAATCCCGAAGCCTACGACGGCAAATGCGGACATTGCGAATACGAACGCGTTTGCGGCGGTTGCCGGGCCCGCGCCCATACCATGAACGGCAACTACCTGGGCGAAGAGCCCCTCTGCTCCTATACGCCCAAAAAGAAACCGCGCTCCTAG
- the hemB gene encoding porphobilinogen synthase: protein MLEFHRGRRLRMSATLREMVRETEIRPQDLIMPYFVAETDDADFRKPIGSMPGQYQLSLAQLEKQVAEAVKTGLRSLILFGIPAQKDEAGSQAYDKQGIVQQAIRMLKDKWPDLVVIADTCLCEYTSHGHCGMVSKDGEVLNDPTLNLLSQTAVAQAEAGADIVAPSDMMDGRVAAIREGLDNAGYQNTPIMSYAVKYASAFYGPFREAAESAPQFGDRKTYQMDPANALEGMREAAADVEEGADILMVKPGLPYLDIIRMVRDSFDTPVAAYQVSGEYSMIKAAAQNGWIDEHNVVMESLIAIKRAGADMILTYFTEDVLKTLNG from the coding sequence ATGCTCGAATTCCATAGAGGCCGCCGACTGCGCATGTCCGCGACCCTGCGCGAAATGGTCCGGGAAACCGAAATCCGGCCTCAGGACCTGATCATGCCCTACTTCGTGGCCGAAACCGACGATGCGGATTTCCGCAAACCCATCGGTTCCATGCCCGGGCAATACCAGCTCTCGCTGGCACAACTGGAAAAACAGGTGGCCGAGGCCGTGAAAACCGGCCTGCGCAGCCTGATCCTGTTCGGCATCCCCGCGCAAAAGGACGAGGCGGGGTCGCAGGCCTACGATAAACAGGGCATCGTTCAGCAGGCAATCCGCATGCTCAAGGACAAATGGCCCGATCTGGTGGTCATCGCCGACACCTGCCTGTGCGAATACACCTCGCACGGGCATTGCGGCATGGTCAGCAAGGACGGCGAGGTCCTCAACGATCCGACCTTGAACCTGCTGTCCCAGACTGCCGTGGCCCAGGCCGAGGCCGGAGCCGACATCGTTGCTCCCTCGGACATGATGGACGGCCGCGTGGCCGCCATCCGCGAGGGACTGGACAACGCAGGCTACCAGAACACGCCCATCATGTCCTATGCGGTCAAGTACGCGTCCGCGTTCTACGGTCCGTTTCGCGAGGCCGCAGAAAGCGCGCCCCAGTTCGGCGACCGCAAAACCTACCAGATGGACCCGGCCAACGCGTTGGAAGGCATGCGCGAAGCAGCGGCCGATGTGGAAGAAGGCGCGGACATCCTCATGGTCAAGCCCGGCCTGCCCTATCTGGACATCATCCGCATGGTACGCGACAGCTTCGATACGCCCGTTGCCGCCTATCAGGTCAGCGGCGAATACAGCATGATCAAGGCCGCCGCGCAAAACGGCTGGATCGACGAACACAATGTGGTCATGGAATCCCTCATCGCCATCAAGCGGGCCGGGGCCGACATGATCCTGACATACTTTACCGAAGACGTCCTCAAGACGCTCAATGGATAG